One genomic window of Henckelia pumila isolate YLH828 unplaced genomic scaffold, ASM3356847v2 CTG_207, whole genome shotgun sequence includes the following:
- the LOC140870766 gene encoding myb family transcription factor PHL5-like produces the protein MKFITSVCRLGGAKKATPKAILNLMNCDGLTIFHVKSHLQKYRVSQLMQQATEGITEQLDTKMNVHIVEALRLQMDVQNHLCQQLENQKKLQMRIEEQAKQLESMIKSQLKTK, from the exons ATGAAGTTTATAACGAGTGTTTGTCGGCTGGGTGGTGCAAAAA AGGCAACACCAAAGGCAATTCTCAACCTAATGAATTGTGATGGGCTGACAATTTTTCATGTTAAAAGCCACTTACAG AAATATCGGGTCTCCCAACTCATGCAACAAGCCACAGAAG GGATTACTGAGCAGCTCGACACAAAAAT GAACGTGCATATTGTGGAAGCACTAAGGCTACAAATGGATGTTCAGAATCATTTATGCCAACAATTAGAG AATCAGAAGAAATTACAAATGAGAATTGAAGAACAAGCAAAGCAGCTAGAGAGCATGATCAAGAGTCAATTGAAAACAAAATAG